One Isoptericola dokdonensis DS-3 genomic window, CACGGCGCCGACGATCGCGCAGCTCACCGAGGCCGTGGACGGCACGCTGCTGCTCGGCGACAAGGACCTCATGGCGCGCGAGGCGCTGGACGTGATCGTGGGCGCGATGACGTTCGAGAACCTGCTGGGCCGGCTGGCCGACGGCACGGTCGTCATCACGCCGGGCGACCGTACGGACGTGCTCCTGGGGATGCTGGCGGTGCAGGCGGCGCCCCGGTTCCCGTCGTTGGCGGGCGTCATCCTCACCGGCGGCTACCGGCCGACGGGTCGCTCCGGCCAGCTCGCGGCGGCGCTGCAGCCGAACGTCCCGATCGTCCTCACCGAGCGGGACACGTACGAGGTGGCGCGGGCGGCGAGCCGCACCCGGGGCGCGATGACGGCGACGGCGCAGCGCAAGCACGACGTGGCGCGCGCGATGTTCGAGCAGCGGGTGGACGGCGACGAGCTGCTGGCCCGGCTCGCGGTCGAGCGGACGCCGGTGGTGACGCCGCTGATGTTCGAGCACGAGCTGATGGAGCGGGCGCGCGCGGACCGTCGCACCGTGGTGCTGCCCGAGGGCGACGACGACCGGATCCTGCGCGCGGCCTCCACGGTGCTGGCCCGCGGGATCGCGGACCTGGTGATCCTGGGCGACGAGACGGTGATCCGTGCCCGCGCCACGGCGCTCGGCCTGGACGTCTCCGCCGCCCGGGTGCTGTCGCCGCACGACGCCGAGCACGTGGAGCGGTTCGCCGCCGAGTACGCGCGGCTGCGCGCGCACAAGGGCATGACGGTGGAGCGGGCGCGGGAGATCGTCACCGACGTGTCGTACTTCGGCACGATGATGGTCCACCTCGGCCTCGCCGACGGCATGGTCTCGGGGGCGGCGCACACGACGGCCCACACCATCCGGCCGTCGTTCGAGATCATCAAGACCCGCCCCGGGGTCTCGGTCGTGTCGTCGGTGTTCCTCATGTGCCTGCCCGACCGGGTGCTGGCGTACGGCGACTGCGCGGTCAACCCCGACCCGACGGCGGAGCAGCTCGCCGACATCGCGGCGTCCTCCGCGCAGACGGCCGCGCAGTTCGGCGTCGAGCCGCGCGTCGCGATGCTCTCCTACTCGACCGGCACCTCCGGCTCCGGCGCCGACGTGGACAAGGTGCGCACCGCCACGGAGCTGGTCCGCGAGCGCCACCCCGAGCTGAACGTGGAGGGCCCGATCCAGTACGACGCGGCCGTCGACGCGTCGGTCGCGGCGTCGAAGCTGCCGGAGTCGTCGGTGGCGGGCCGGGCGAGCGTCTTCGTGTTCCCCGACCTCAACACGGGCAACAACACGTACAAGGCCGTGCAGCGGTCGGCGGGCGCGGTCGCGATCGGGCCGGTGCTCCAGGGCCTCAACAAGCCGGTCAACGACCTGTCCCGCGGGGCGCTGGTCGCCGACATCGTCAACACCGTCGCCATCACCGCGATCCAGGCGCAGGGCGCCACGAACGGAGAGTCCGCATGAGCATCGTCCCGGAGGCCGAGCGGCCCAACCCGTACAGCGCGTACGGCGCGCACGGGTCGGTGCTGGTGCTGAACTCGGGGTCGTCGTCGCTGAAGTACCAGCTGGTGAACCCGGTGGGCGGGGAGGCGATCGCGGCGGGCACGGTGGAGCGGATCGGCGAGCCGTCGGGCATCGTCACGCACACCTTCGCCGGCAACCGGACGCGCCGCGAGCTGGAGGTGCCCGACCACGGCGAGGCGCTGCGGCTCGCGCTGGGGATGTTCGACGAGATCGGCCCGCGCCTGGCGGACGCCGGGATCTACGCGGTCGGGCACCGGGTGGTGCACGGCGGGGCGGAGTTCTCGGGGCCGGTCGTGGTGGACGACGCCATCATCGACCGCATCGAGGCCCTCGTCCCCCTGGCGCCGCTGCACAACCCCGCGAACGTCCAGGGCATCCGGGTGGCCCGCGAGCTGCTGGGCGACGTGCCGCACGTCGCGGTGTTCGACACGGCGTTCTTCCAGGGCCTGCCGCCGGCGGCGTACACGTACGCGATCGACCGCGAGGTGGCCACCGAGCACGGGGTGCGCCGGTACGGGTTCCACGGCACGAGCCACCAGTACGTGGCGGGCAAGGTGGCGCGCGTGCTGGGCCGGCGGGTGCAGGACCTCAACACGATCGTGCTGCACCTGGGCAACGGGGCGTCGGCGTCGGCCGTCAGGGGCGGGGTGCCGGTCGACACGTCGATGGGTCTGACGCCGCTGGAGGGGCTCGTCATGGGCACGCGGTCGGGGGACGTGGACCCCGGGGTGCTCTTCCACCTGGCGCGCAACGCGGGGCTCGGCGTCGACGAGCTGGACACGCTGCTCAACAAGCGCTCCGGGGTGCTGGGGCTGTCCGGGGTCAACGACTTCCGCGAGCTGCGCTCCCTCATCGACGCCGGCGACGAGGACGCGCAGCTGGCGTTCGACGTGTACATCCACCGGCTGCGCAAGTACGTCGGCGCGTACGCGGCGCTGCTGGGCCGGGTGGACGTCATCGCGTTCACCGCGGGCGTCGGGGAGAACGACGTCGACGTGCGTGCCGCCGTGTGCGCGGACCTGGAGGGTCTGGGCATCGCCGTCGACCCGGAGCGCAACGCGCAGCGGGGTGGTGAGCGGATCGTCTCCCCCGACTGGGCGCAGACCCTGGTCATGGTGATCCCGACGATGGAGGAGCTGGCGATCGCCCGGCAGTGCGTGGAGGCCGTGGACCACCTCGAGCCGCCGCGGGCGGTCACCGCCGGCTGAGGGGCGTCCGGGTCCGGACGAGCCAGTCGACGACGAGCTCGACGACGACGTCGGGCGGGAGCGCCGTGTCCACGGCGAGCCCGTCCTCGTCGGCCGCGAGAGGTTCGAGCGTGGCGAGCTGGGACGGCAGGAGCGACGGCGGCACGAGGTGGCCGGCGCGGCCGCCGATCCGGTCGTGGATCAGGTCGGGGTTGCCGGTGAGGTGCACGAACCGGACCGGGCCGGCCTCCCGCAGCCGGTCGCGGTCGGCGCGGCGGAGCGCGGGGCAGGCGACGACGACGGAGCGCCCGACGGCGGTGGCGGCGGCGAGGTGCTGTCCGAGCGCGTCCGGCCGGGGCCGCGCGCGGGGGTCGCCGCCGGCGAACCCGATGCCGAGGCGGCCGACGAGGAGCTCGGCGATGGTCGACTTCCCCGCTCCGGCGACGCCCATCACGACGAGGTGACCGACCAGGAGCGGACGGGCGACGCCGCGGTGCGGCGGGCCGAACGCCGTGGTGGCGAAACCGGCTTCCATGGGCAACTCCTCGTCGTGGGAGCGCGACCACACCGCGCGCAGCACGAGCGTGACGCATTGATAGCACCTTCCGCAAGGAAGGTGCTATCAATGAATCGAGTCACGTCCCGGTACTTCACCCCGCCTCAGACGACGGCGAACACCGCACCGGCGATCGCGAAGCCCATCACGCCGATCGCCGTCTCCATGACGGTCCACGTGCGCAGCGTCGTCTTGACGTCCATGTCGAAGAACCGGCCGACCAGCCAGAAGCCCGAGTCGTTGACGTGGCTGAGCACCACGGACCCGGCGGCGACCGCGACCACGATCGCGGCGGTCTCCAGCGAGCCGAACCCGCCGGCCGCGACGGCCGGGGCGATGAGCCCTGCTGCGGTGGTGAGCGCGACCGTGGCGGAGCCCTGCGCCACGCGCAGCACGGCGGCGATGACGAAGCCCGCGACGATGACGGGCAGGCCGAGATCGCTCAGCGCCTCGGCGAGGGCGTCACCGATCCCGGAGGAGCGCAGGACGCCGCCGAACATGCCGCCCGCACCGGTGATGAGGATGACGGAGCAGACGGGACCGAGCGCGCCGTCGAGGGTCTTCTCCAGCGCGGTCTTCTCGACGCCGCGACGACGTCCCAGCACCCAGGCCGCGACCAGGACGGAGATCAGCAGCGCGACCGGCGTGGAGCCGATGAGCCCGGCCCAGGCGACCAGCGTCGAGTCGCCGTCGACCCAGCCCGCGGACGCGGCGGCCGCGAGCCCGGTGTTGGCGAAGATGAGCACGAGCGGCAGCAGGAGGATGCCGACGACGGTCCCGAAGCGGGGCGGGTTCGCCTCCTGCACCTCGTCGGCGCGCCCGAGGATCTCCGGCACGGGGAGCTCGATGCGGCGGCCCGTCACCCGACCGAACAGGTAGGCGGTGACGTACCAGGTGGGGATCGCGACGACGAGCCCGAGCAGCAGCACCATGCCGACGTTCGCCCCGAGGAACTCCGACGCCGCGACGGGGCCGGGGTGCGGCGGCACGTAGATGTGCATGACGGAGAACGCACCGGCGACGGGCAGGCCGTAGAGCAGCAGCGACCCGCCCAGGCGGCGCGCCACCGAGAACATGATCGGCAGCATGACCACGAGGCCGGCGTCGAAGAAGATCGGGAACCCGAAGATCAGGGACGCGACGCCGAGCGCGAGGGGCGCACGCTTCTCCCCGAAGCTGTCGATGAGCACGTCGGTCATCACCTGGGCGCCGCCGCTCGTCTCGATCAGACGACCCAGCATCGCGCCGAGGCCGACCAGCAGCGCCACCGACGCGAGCGTCGAGCCGAACCCGTCGAGCAGCACGTCGACGATCCCGCCGGCGGGCAGGCCCGTCGCGATCGCCGTGAGGAGGCTGACGAGCACGAGCGCGAGGAACGCGTGCAGGCGGAGCTTGATGATGAGGACGAGCAGCAGCGCGACGGCTGCGGCGGCGATGCCCAGCAGCGGGCCGGCCGTGAGGGTCTGGGTCCAGTCGTCGGTCATGGGGACCTTCCGGTGCGTCGTTGCGGTCAGGTGGTCGGGGTACGGACGGTCAGGTTCGGTCGAGCCAGGCGAGGACGGTCTCGACGATCTCGTCCGGCGTGGCGGTGACGTCGACGACGACGCCGTCCTCGTCGTCGGCGAGCGGCTCGAGGTCGGCGAGCTGGGACGGCAGCAGCGTGGGCGGCATGAAGTGCCCGCTGCGCTCACCGATGCGGCCGGCGAGCAGCTCGGCGCTGCCGTCGAGGTGGACGAACCGCACGGTGCCGTGGGCGGAGCGCAGCACGTCCCGGTAGGTGCGCTTGAGCGCGGAGCAGGTGACGACGGCGGCGTGGCCGGCGTCCGCCTCGCTGCTCAGCCAGTCCCGGATCGCCGCGAGCCACGGCGCACGGTCGGCGTCGGTGAGCGGGGTGCCGGCGGACATCTTGGCGATGTTGGCGGCGGGGTGGAACTCGTCGGCCTCGGCGAGCACGAGGTCGAGGCGGGCGGCGAGGCGACCGGCGACGGTGGTCTTGCCGGAGCCTGCGACACCCATGACGACGAGGTGCTCGGCGCTGCGGTGGCCGCTGTCGTCCTGGTGCCCGGCGGGCGCGGGGCGGGTGACGTCGGTGTCCATGTGGGTCGACTTCCTTGTCCTGGGCTGTCCGGCGACGGCGCCGTGCCGTCGATCGTCTCACGAGGATGGACCATTGATAGCACCTTTGGCAAAAATGATGCTACCAATCGTGCGGAGCACCGGCGCGCACTAGGCTCGGCGCCATGACCGTCCCCGCCCTGCACGAGAGCGTGCTCGACGCGCTCGGTCGTGCCGTCACCAGCGGCGACGTCCCCACCGGCACCTCCCTCACCCTCGAGGGCATCAGCGCCGAGCACGGCGTGTCCCGCACCGTGGCGCGCGAGGTCATGCGGGCGCTCGAAGGGCTCGGGCTCGTCCGCTCCCGGCGCCGGGTCGGGATCGTCGTCCTCGGCATCGAGTCCTGGAACGTCCTCGACACGCGGGTCATCCGGTGGCGGCTCCAGGGCCCCGGCCGCGACGCCCAGCTCCGCAGCCTCACCGAGCTCCGCCACGCCGTCGAACCCCTCGCCGCCGCCGGCGCGGCCCGCCACGCCGCACCCGCCGTGCGCGGCGAGCTCCTGGACCTCGCCCAGCGCATGCGCCGCACCGGCGAGGACGGCGACCTCGAGACGTTCCTCGCCCTCGACATCCGCATGCACGAGCTGCTGCTGCGCTCCAGCGGCAACGAGCTCTTCGGCAGCCTCGCCGACGTCGTCGCCGAGGTCCTCGCGGGCCGCACCCACCTCGGCCTCATGCCCGCCTCCCCCGTCCCCGAGGCCCTCGACCAGCACGAGGCCGTCGCCCGCGCCGTCGCCGCGGGCGACCCGGGGGCGGCACAGGCCGCCATGAGCGCCCTCGTCGGCGAGGTGCAGCAGACCCTGACCGACGGACCCGCCCGATGACGGTCCTGCTCGACCCGCCGGCCTGGCCCGCCCACGACCGCCTCTGGTCGCACCTCGTGTCCGACACCTCGCTGCACGAGCTGCGGTCCTTCGCCCGTGCCGTCGGCGTCCCCGACCGCGGCTTCGACCTCGACCACTACGACGTCCCCGCCGAGCGGTACGACGACCTCGTCGCCGCCGGCGCCGTGCCGCTCGACGGCGGCACGCTCGCCCGGCGCCTCGCCGCGTCCGGGCTGCGGGTACCCGGCCACGAACGCCGACGGGCGTACCGCGGCACGCTGCTCGACCGCTGGGACCCGCTGTGGCGCCACGAGGCTGCCGCCGCGCACCACCTGGCCGTCGGGACGGACCTCGTCGACCGCTGGCGCGAGCCGCACCGCGTCTACCACTCCCGGCTGCACCTCGCCGACGTCCTCGACCGGCTCGACGAGCTCGTCGCCGACGGCGCACCCGGCTCCCCCTGGCACGCCGCGGTCGCACTGTGGTTCCACGACGCGGTGCACGACGGCGCCACCCCGGCCGACGAGGACGCCTCCGCCGCGCTGGTCGGCGACCTGCTCGGCCCCCTGGTCGGTGTGGCGCACCCGGCGGTCGACGCCGCGCCCGACCCTCGCGCCGGCGCACGTGCCGGAGCCGACGCTGCGGGCCGGCCCGCACCGCTCACCGCGGCCGACGTGGCCGAGGTCGCCCGGCTGGTGCGGCTCACGGCCGGTCACGACCCCGCCCCGGACGACGCGATCGGCGCCCTGGTGAGCGACGCCGACCTCGCCGTGCTCGGCGCCCCGCCCGCCCGCTACGCGCGGTACGTCGCCCAGGTGCGTGCCGAGTACGGGCACGTCCCCGACGCCGCGTTCCGCCGCGGTCGCGGCGCCGTCGTCGACCACCTGCTCGCCCTGCACGACGGGCCCGGACTCTTCCGCACGGCTGCGGGACGGCACCGCTGGTCGCACGCCGCCGGGACGAACCTGCGCACCGAGGCCGCCGGGCTCTCCCGCGACGCCGCTGGGCCCACGCACGGGTCAGGGTCCGGGGCCGACGGCGGCCAGGGCTCGGGCAGCACGACCGCGGACGGGTCCCGTCCCGAGGGCCACGACAGGGACGAGGACGCGTGACCGACGGACCGTCGACCAGCCCGGACCGCACGGCCGCTCCGGTGGACCGCACCCGGCCTCGCCGCGCGCGCCGCCGCCTGCTTGTCGGCGGCACGGCCGTGCTGGTGCTCGCCGTCCTGCTCCCGGTGGCGTGGGTGCAGGCCACCGGGCACGCCCGCGTGCGCGGGTCCGTGGCGGAGGCCGCACAGACCCCCGTCGACGCGATCGTCGTGCTCGGAGCGGGCCTGCGCCCGGACGGCACCCCGTCGACCTACCTGCGCCGCCGGCTCGCCGCCGCCGCGGAGCTGTACGCCGCGGGCGCCGCCGACCGGGTCGTGCTGTCCGGCGACGGCGCCGATCGCGCCGACGGCACGCCCTACGACGAACCCGGGTCGATGGCGGACTGGATCGTCGGGCTCGGTGTGCCCGGCGACGCGCTCGTGCTGGACCGCGAGGGCTTCGACACCACCGCGACGTGCCGCCGCGCGCACGACGAGTACGCCGTGCGCACCGCCGTCGTCGTCACCCAGGACTACCACCTGCGCCGCGCCCTGTTCTCGTGCGCCCGGGCAGGCCTCGACGCCACCGGCGTCGGGGTGTCCGCCACCAGCGTCACCCCGGTCCAGGCCGCCTGGTGGCGGGTGCGCGAGCTGCCCGCCTCCTGGAGGGCCGCCGCCCGCGAGGCCTGGTGACTGCCCTGACCCACCGCACCCAGCGCTGACTCGCGAGACCCTGCGCTGACTCGCGCCCGGCTGCGCTGACTCGCGAGTCAGCGCAGGGTCGCGCGAGTCAGCACAGGGTCGCCACGGGTGCCGTCAGGGCATGCGCAGACGGCGCATCGTCCGCAGCGCGGTGGTGAGGACCGCGCTGGGCGTGTCGCCACCGAGCCGGTAGAGGGTGTCCATCGACACGCCCGCCCCGAGGCCCCGCTGGACGGCGACGGTCTGCGCCTCGGTGACGGCCTCGATCGCCTCGCGGCCGTGGCGACGGCCCTGCCCGGAGGCCTTCATGCCGCCCATCGGGGCACCTGCGCTCCCCCAGGCGGACGCGTAGCCGTCGTTGACGACGACGGTGCCGGCCTCGACCCGGGCGGCGAGCTGCCTCGCCCGGGCGACGTCCCGGGACCAGATCGAGGCGTTGAGGCCGAACTCGGTGTCGTTCATGGCGGCGACGGCCTCGTCGTCGCTGGCCACGCGGGACACGGTCACGACCGGGCCGAAGGTCTCCTCGCGCAGGCAGACGGCGTCGTCGGGCACGAGGTCGAGGACTGTCGGTGCGTAGAAGTAGGGGCCGACGTCCGCCCGGTGCACGGCACCGGTGAGGGCGCGCGCACCCTTGGCGAGGGCGTCGTCGACGTGCCCGGCGACCCGGGCGAGCTGGTCGGCCGACACGAGGGAGCCGACGTCGGCCGTGTAGTCGAGGCCCGACCCGAGGGACAGCTCGCGGACCGCCGGGACGAACCGCTCGAGGAACGCGTCGGCGATGCGCTCGTGCAGCACGAGCCGCTCGATCGACATGCAGAGCTGACCGGAGTTGGAGAAGCAGGCGCGGACGACGCCGGGCACGGCGGCGTCGAGGTCGGCGTCCGCGGCGACGTACAGCGGGTTCTTGCCGCCGAGCTCCAGGGTCGCTCCGACGAGCCGCTCCCCGGCCCGCGCGGCGACCTTCCGGCCCACGGCCGTGGACCCGGTGAAGACGATGTGGTCGACGCGCTCGACGACCGCCGCGCCGATGTCGCCGGCCCCGCTCACGACGCCGAGCAGGTCGTCGGGCAGGCCCGCCTCGGCGAGCAGCTCGGCGGCCCACAGCGCGGACAGCATGGTCTGCGGGTCGGGCTTGAGCACGACGGCGTTGCCCGCCAGCAGCGCGGGGACCGCCTCGGCGAGCGCGAGCGTCAGCGGGTAGTTCCACGGGGAGATCACCCCGACGACGCCGACCGGGCGACGGTGCACGCGCACGCCCGTCAGCAGCGACAGCGCCCCGGGCTCCCGGCGGTCCGCGAGGTAGCGCGGGCCGCGCACCACGTAGTGGCGGCAGAGCTGCGCGACGTCCGCGACCTCCTCGAACGCCGACCGGCGGGACTTGCCCGACTCCATCTGGATCAGGTCGAGGATCTCGGACTGGCGCTGCAGCACGAGGACGCCGAGCCGGTCCACGACGCGCAGCCGGTCCTGCAGCGGGCGGGCCGCCCAGTCGTGCTGGGCCGCGCGCGCCCGGGTGACGGCCTCGGCGACGTCCGCGACGGACGAGAGCGGCACCGCGGCCAGCGGCGCCCCGGTGAACGGCAGGATGCTGCGGTGCACCCCGGCGTCGTGGGAGGTGACGACCCGCCGGACCAGGGGTTCCACGACCTCGGGTTCGAGGACGTAGGTGGACGCGGGGAGCTCGGGGTCGATCACATCACCCAGAGCGCCGTCGCTCTCGTGCGCTGTTGCCATGGGCGACACCCTAGCCGGGCCCGGTGACGCTCCGGTGAACTGTGCCCCGGGATGTCCGGGTCGTTCGCCGTCAGCGTGACAGGTCGCGCCCGAGCACGGTGCACTCGGCGTCGGCGTAGCCCAGGGAGGCGTAGAACCCCAGCACGCCGGTGTTCGTGGTGCGCACCATCAGCCGCACCTTGTGCGCCCCGGCCCCGCGCAGCCAGTCCTCCGCCGCGGCTACGAGCCGCCGTCCCAGGCCGGTCCCCTGCCGGTCGGGGGCGACGGCGACGTAGTACAACCAGCCCCGGTGCCCCTCGTACCCTGCCAGCACGGTGCCGACGACGGCGTCCTGCTCGCGCGCGACCAGGACGGTGGAGGTCGGGTTGCGTCGGGCGTCGTCGACGTCCCGGTGCGGGTCGTTCCACGGCCGGGCGAGCCCGCAGGTCTCCCACAGCGCGACGACGTGCTCGACGTCGGCGTCCCGGATCTCGTCGATCACGGCAGGCTCGCTCGCCTGCACCCCGTCCGTCGTCGAGACCTTGCTCACCGGGGCTGGTACGGGGAGACGACGACCTCGACCCGCTGGAACTCCTTGAGGTCGGAGTAGCCCGTGGTCGCCATCGCGCGGCGCAGCGCGCCGACGAGGTTGGTCGTGCCGTCGGCGTGGTGACCCGGCCCGAAGAGGATCTCCTCCAGCGTGCCGGCGGTGCCGACCTCGACGCGCTCGCCGCGCGGGAGCTGGGAGTGGTGCGCCTCGGGGCCCCAGTGCCAGCCGCGGCCGGGCGCCTCCGACGCGCGCGCCAGGGCGGCACCCAGCATCACGGCGTCGGCGCCGCACGCGACCGCCTTGACGACGTCGCCCGAGCGACCGACGCCGCCGTCGGCGATGACGTGCACGTACCGGCCGCCGGACTCGTCCAGGTAGTCGCGCCGCGCGGCCGCGACGTCGGACACCGCGGTGGCCATGGGCGCGTGGATACCGAGGCTGACGCGGGTGGTGTGCGCCGCGCCGCCGCCGAACCCGACGAGCACGCCCGCCGCGCCGGTGCGCATGAGGTGCAGGGCCGCGGTGTAGGTCGAGGCGCCGCCGACGACGACGGGCACGTCGAGCTCGTAGATGAACCGCTTGAGGTTCAGGGGCTCGGCGTTGCCGGACACGTGCTCCGCCGAGACGGTGGTGCCGCGGATGACGAACAGGTCCACCCCGGCGTCGACGACCGTCCGGTAGTGCTCCTGGGTGCGGGCCGGGGACAGCGCGCCGGCGACCGTGACGCCCGCCGCACGGATCTCCTTGAGCCGCTGCGTGATGAGCTCGGGCTTGATCGGCTCGGCGTAGATCTCCTGCATCCGGCGGGTCGCCTGGGCCACGGGGAGGTCGCGGATCTCCGCCAGCAGCGGCTCCGGCGACTCGTAGCGCGTCCACAGGCCCTCGAGGTCGAGGACACCGAGGCCGCCGTGGTTGCCCAGCGCGACCGCGGTGTCGGGGCTCATCACCGAGTCCATCGGCGCCGCGAGGATCGGCAGGTCGAAGTGGTAGGCGTCGATCTGCCAGCCCGTGGAGACGTCCTTCGGGTCGCGCGTGCGTCGCGACGGCACCACGGCGATGTCGTCGAAGGAGTACGCGCGGCGTCCGCGCTTGCCACGGCCGATCTCGATCTCGTTGCTCACGCCCTCCAGCCTACCGGCGCGGCCGCGCGGGGGCCGCCCCCGTCCGCCGTCGGGATGGTGGCGGCCCCGGCGAGGAGCCGTGTCGGTGGCTCGTGGGACGTTGCGGTCCAGGACGTCGCAGGGAGGGATCCACATGGACGACACGGGTTGGGCCACCGGGCCGCTGCTCGGCTTCGACACCGAGACCACCGGGGTCGACGTGCACACCGACCGCATCGTCACCGCGGCCTTCGTGGTGCGGACCCGGCAGACCACCGAGGTGCGGACCTGGCTGATCGACCCGGGGGTCGAGATCCCCGCGGAGGCGGCCGCGATCCACGGCGTCAGCACCGCGCACGCCCGCGCCCACGGCCGCCCGCCCGCGGAGGCGCTGGAGGAGATCGCGACGTTCCTCGCGGAGCACGCGGCCGCCGGGGTGCCGGTCGTGGCCTACAACGCGGCCTTCGACCTCACGCTGCTCGACGCCGAGCTCGCCCGCCACGGGCTGCCCACCCTGCCCGAGCGGCTGGGCCGGCCGGTGTCGCCGGTCCTGGACCCGCTGGTCATCGACCGCTGGCGGGACCGCCACCGGCGCGGCAAGCGCCGGCTCGGCGACCTCGTCGAGCTGTACGGCGTGACGGGCGAGGGCGAGCTGCACACCGCCGACGTCGACGTGCTGGCCACCCTCGACGTGCTCGAGGCGCTGCTGCTGCGGTTCCCCGACCTGCGGTCCGTCGCGCTGGACGCGCTGCACCTGGCGCAGCGCGACGCGCACCGCTCCTGGGCGGAGGACTTCAACGCCTGGCGGCGGTCGCAGGGTCTGCCCGGCCCGGGCGCGTCACCGGCCTGGCCCGTCGAGCCGCGCGCCACCGGCTGACGCACCGGGCCTCCGGGCACCACCGGGAACGGAGGAGGGCGGTGCCACGGGTTTCCGTGGCACCGCCCTCACCGGACGCGACGGGTCAGGAGACGCGGTAGTTCGGCGCCTCGGCCGTCATGACGACGTCGTGCGGGTGCGACTCCTTGAGCGACGCCGACGTGATGCGCACGAACCGCCCCTTCTCCTGCAGCTCGGGGACGGTCCGGGCACCGACGTAGAACATCGTCTGGTGCAGCCCGCCGACGAGCTGGTGCGCGACCTGGGACAGCGTGCCCTTGTAGGGCACCTGGCCCTCGACGCCCTCGGGGACGATGAGGTCGTCGCTGGCCACCTCGGCCTGGAAGTAGCGGTCCTTGGAGTAGGACTTCTTGCCGCGCGAGCTCATCGCGCCGACGGAGCCCATGCCGCGGTAGGCCTTGAACTGCTTGCCGTTGACGAGGATGGTGTCGCCCGGCGCCTCCTCGGTGCCGGCGAGCATCGAGCCCAGCATGACGGCCTCGGCGCCGGCGACGATCGCCTTGCCGATCTCGCCG contains:
- a CDS encoding acetate/propionate family kinase yields the protein MSIVPEAERPNPYSAYGAHGSVLVLNSGSSSLKYQLVNPVGGEAIAAGTVERIGEPSGIVTHTFAGNRTRRELEVPDHGEALRLALGMFDEIGPRLADAGIYAVGHRVVHGGAEFSGPVVVDDAIIDRIEALVPLAPLHNPANVQGIRVARELLGDVPHVAVFDTAFFQGLPPAAYTYAIDREVATEHGVRRYGFHGTSHQYVAGKVARVLGRRVQDLNTIVLHLGNGASASAVRGGVPVDTSMGLTPLEGLVMGTRSGDVDPGVLFHLARNAGLGVDELDTLLNKRSGVLGLSGVNDFRELRSLIDAGDEDAQLAFDVYIHRLRKYVGAYAALLGRVDVIAFTAGVGENDVDVRAAVCADLEGLGIAVDPERNAQRGGERIVSPDWAQTLVMVIPTMEELAIARQCVEAVDHLEPPRAVTAG
- a CDS encoding GNAT family acetyltransferase, with protein sequence MSKVSTTDGVQASEPAVIDEIRDADVEHVVALWETCGLARPWNDPHRDVDDARRNPTSTVLVAREQDAVVGTVLAGYEGHRGWLYYVAVAPDRQGTGLGRRLVAAAEDWLRGAGAHKVRLMVRTTNTGVLGFYASLGYADAECTVLGRDLSR
- a CDS encoding SanA/YdcF family protein, which produces MTDGPSTSPDRTAAPVDRTRPRRARRRLLVGGTAVLVLAVLLPVAWVQATGHARVRGSVAEAAQTPVDAIVVLGAGLRPDGTPSTYLRRRLAAAAELYAAGAADRVVLSGDGADRADGTPYDEPGSMADWIVGLGVPGDALVLDREGFDTTATCRRAHDEYAVRTAVVVTQDYHLRRALFSCARAGLDATGVGVSATSVTPVQAAWWRVRELPASWRAAAREAW
- a CDS encoding succinic semialdehyde dehydrogenase, coding for MATAHESDGALGDVIDPELPASTYVLEPEVVEPLVRRVVTSHDAGVHRSILPFTGAPLAAVPLSSVADVAEAVTRARAAQHDWAARPLQDRLRVVDRLGVLVLQRQSEILDLIQMESGKSRRSAFEEVADVAQLCRHYVVRGPRYLADRREPGALSLLTGVRVHRRPVGVVGVISPWNYPLTLALAEAVPALLAGNAVVLKPDPQTMLSALWAAELLAEAGLPDDLLGVVSGAGDIGAAVVERVDHIVFTGSTAVGRKVAARAGERLVGATLELGGKNPLYVAADADLDAAVPGVVRACFSNSGQLCMSIERLVLHERIADAFLERFVPAVRELSLGSGLDYTADVGSLVSADQLARVAGHVDDALAKGARALTGAVHRADVGPYFYAPTVLDLVPDDAVCLREETFGPVVTVSRVASDDEAVAAMNDTEFGLNASIWSRDVARARQLAARVEAGTVVVNDGYASAWGSAGAPMGGMKASGQGRRHGREAIEAVTEAQTVAVQRGLGAGVSMDTLYRLGGDTPSAVLTTALRTMRRLRMP
- a CDS encoding DUF4031 domain-containing protein yields the protein MTVLLDPPAWPAHDRLWSHLVSDTSLHELRSFARAVGVPDRGFDLDHYDVPAERYDDLVAAGAVPLDGGTLARRLAASGLRVPGHERRRAYRGTLLDRWDPLWRHEAAAAHHLAVGTDLVDRWREPHRVYHSRLHLADVLDRLDELVADGAPGSPWHAAVALWFHDAVHDGATPADEDASAALVGDLLGPLVGVAHPAVDAAPDPRAGARAGADAAGRPAPLTAADVAEVARLVRLTAGHDPAPDDAIGALVSDADLAVLGAPPARYARYVAQVRAEYGHVPDAAFRRGRGAVVDHLLALHDGPGLFRTAAGRHRWSHAAGTNLRTEAAGLSRDAAGPTHGSGSGADGGQGSGSTTADGSRPEGHDRDEDA
- a CDS encoding GntP family permease is translated as MTDDWTQTLTAGPLLGIAAAAVALLLVLIIKLRLHAFLALVLVSLLTAIATGLPAGGIVDVLLDGFGSTLASVALLVGLGAMLGRLIETSGGAQVMTDVLIDSFGEKRAPLALGVASLIFGFPIFFDAGLVVMLPIMFSVARRLGGSLLLYGLPVAGAFSVMHIYVPPHPGPVAASEFLGANVGMVLLLGLVVAIPTWYVTAYLFGRVTGRRIELPVPEILGRADEVQEANPPRFGTVVGILLLPLVLIFANTGLAAAASAGWVDGDSTLVAWAGLIGSTPVALLISVLVAAWVLGRRRGVEKTALEKTLDGALGPVCSVILITGAGGMFGGVLRSSGIGDALAEALSDLGLPVIVAGFVIAAVLRVAQGSATVALTTAAGLIAPAVAAGGFGSLETAAIVVAVAAGSVVLSHVNDSGFWLVGRFFDMDVKTTLRTWTVMETAIGVMGFAIAGAVFAVV
- a CDS encoding gluconokinase — translated: MEAGFATTAFGPPHRGVARPLLVGHLVVMGVAGAGKSTIAELLVGRLGIGFAGGDPRARPRPDALGQHLAAATAVGRSVVVACPALRRADRDRLREAGPVRFVHLTGNPDLIHDRIGGRAGHLVPPSLLPSQLATLEPLAADEDGLAVDTALPPDVVVELVVDWLVRTRTPLSRR
- a CDS encoding FadR/GntR family transcriptional regulator is translated as MTVPALHESVLDALGRAVTSGDVPTGTSLTLEGISAEHGVSRTVAREVMRALEGLGLVRSRRRVGIVVLGIESWNVLDTRVIRWRLQGPGRDAQLRSLTELRHAVEPLAAAGAARHAAPAVRGELLDLAQRMRRTGEDGDLETFLALDIRMHELLLRSSGNELFGSLADVVAEVLAGRTHLGLMPASPVPEALDQHEAVARAVAAGDPGAAQAAMSALVGEVQQTLTDGPAR
- a CDS encoding gluconokinase, encoding MDTDVTRPAPAGHQDDSGHRSAEHLVVMGVAGSGKTTVAGRLAARLDLVLAEADEFHPAANIAKMSAGTPLTDADRAPWLAAIRDWLSSEADAGHAAVVTCSALKRTYRDVLRSAHGTVRFVHLDGSAELLAGRIGERSGHFMPPTLLPSQLADLEPLADDEDGVVVDVTATPDEIVETVLAWLDRT